The Chloroflexota bacterium genomic interval CGCCGGCGTGGATCACGGCGATCTGCCGGTCGCGCGCGTCCTGAAGCGCCGCCATGGTGGCCTGGATGATGGCGTCCAGCGAGCGAGCGCGCGTGCGCACCTTGGCCATCAGCCCCAGCGTGCCGTCGCGCACGCTCATGACGGGCTTGATGTCCAGCACGGTTGCCAGCGTGCCCGCGACCCAGCCCAGCCGCCCGCCCATCTGCAGGTACTTGACCGTGGACACGGTGCAGAAGGTGTAAATCTTCTCCTTCATGTCGTTGATGGCGGCCAGAATCTCCTCCTTGCTCAAGCCCTGCTTGGCCATCTGGGCGGCCCGAATGACCAGGTAGCCGGTGCCCAGCGAGATGCCCCTAGAGTCCACGATCTCAATGTCCATGTCGGGGAACATGGATGCGGCCAGCGCCGCCGACTGGCACGTGCCGCTGTGCTGGCTGGTGATGTGGATGGAGATGACCGAGGACGCGATGCCGCGCAGTCGCTCATAGACCGCCGCGAAGCGCCCAGGCGCGGGCTGCGACGTCCGCACGACAATCCCCTGTCGCATTTTTTCATAGAGTTCATCGGGGGATAACTCGCCATCGTCCATGGCCCGGTCGCCCACGGTCAGGCTGATGGGCACGATTTCAATGTCCAGTTGCTTCACCAATTCCGGCGGTATGGTGGACGCGCTATCCGTTACGATGCGAATTCCTTTGTTGCTCATTCGCGAGGAGACCTCCTGTTTCTAGTTGTGCATAAAGTTCTCGCAGTGAGAGAAGCGTCCGATGGTACAAGGACTTGATGGCCCCCTCGCTGCGTCCCATAATCTTGCCGATTTCGGCGTTGGAAAGATGCTCCACAAATTTAAGAATCAGCAGTTCCTGGCGCTCGGGCGGCAGGCTCCGTATCACACGGAGCAGCGTCTCCGTGCGCTCGTGTCTTTCCGCCATGCGCTCCGGCCCCTCGCCCACGGTCAGCGAGTACAGTTCATCCAGCGAGACCATCTGGCGTTTGCCGCGGTCGCGGTGCCAGTTGGCCACCAGGTTGTGGGCGATGCGGTACAGCCACGCCGAAAACGGCAGCCCCCTCTCCTCATAGCGGCGAATGTGCTGCATCGCCCGATAGAAGGTCCTGGCCGTCAGGTCTTCGGCGTCGGCTTGGTTCCCTGTTCGGTAGTAAACGTACGAGTAAATGCGATCCACGTACCGCTCGTACAGAATCCCGAAGGCTTCCGGGTCAGTTTTTGCGCGCTCAATCAGGCAGGAATCGGACAGCGCCTCCGCCTGTTCGCCCTGATTCTCCGGCTGCCTTTTTCTACTCATGAGAACACTTTCTCCGAAGGTTGGTTGCGCGGTGTGTGCAGCGGCAGTATAGCACCAGGCGGCGCGAAAAGGCAAAAAGAAAAGCCGCCTGTCCGCAGGCGGCTTGGGGATGCGTAGGTTCGGCGCTACGGCAGCGGGCAACCCGCAATGCCGATCACGCCCGGGCCGGTGTGCGTGCCGATGACGGGGCTGAGTTCCGCGACGAAACAGTCCTTGCAGTTGAACCGGTCCATCACCGCCTGTCGGACGCCCTCGGCCTCCTCTGCGGTCTCCAGTTGGGCAATGCCTGCGACCATGGGGCGCTCGGTGCCGATGGACTCCTGGATGTAGGCCAGGGTGCGCTCTATGCCCTTGCGCTTGGAGCGGGCCTTGTCCAGCGGCTCAATCACGCCGCCGGTGAGGGTGAGCACCGGCTTCACGTTGAGGAGCGTGCCCATCAGCGCCGAGGCCCTGCCGATGCGCCCGCCCTTGTGCAGGTACTCCAGGGTGTCCACCACAAACCCGATCTTTATCGCGTCGCGCATGACTTCCAGCACCTTGACCACTTCGGCGAGAGACTCGCCGGCGTCCAGGGCTTTCACCGCCTGTTGGATCAGAAGGCCTAGGCCGATGGAGGTGGAAAGGGAATCAAACACCGTGATCGGCGCGCCTCTCAACGTCTCCAGCGCCGCGTGGGCCGAACTGACGGTGCCGCTCAACTTGCTGGAGATGTGGATGGACAGGATCGCATCCGCGCCGTCGCCCAGCATCTGCCGGTACTTCGTCTCAAACTCTCCCGCCGAAGGCTGCGAGGTCGTGGGCAGCGTGGGAGAGTTCTTCAGCAAGTTCAGGAATTCGGGGGTGTCCAGATCTACGCGGTCCAGGTAGGTGCGCTGGGGCGTAACCACCTTGAGCGGGATGGTGTCAATGCGAGGATGGCCGTGCAGCGCAGGGGGCAGGTCTGCTGTGCTGTCGGTAAGAATCTTGATCATCTCCGATACCTCCTATTACGATTGCGTTCACAACATACAAACCCCGAAGTGGGCACGGAGTTGCGGGCGGGCTTGGCATCGCTCGCGCGAAGGGGCTGCTTGCTCCCCAGGCCGCCGGTGGGCCTTGCGTTCGGCGCTCCGATGTGCTATGCTTCACCCACCGGAGTTTTTCGCAGTGGCGGAGGGGGGACATGAAAGCGATGATCCTGCGGCGGCTGCGCATCGCGGCCCGTTCCATCGTGATCGTATTGGCGCTGGTCTGGCTCTGGTTTGGCATCACCTCGGCATGGGAGGAGGGCACGGCGCTGTCCTGGATTCTCCACCTCCTGCTGCCAGGGGGCGTCCTGCTGCTTACGGTGGCGATCTCGCTGAGGTGGGAGCGGACCGCCGCGCTCCTGCTCATCGCCGAGGGCGTGTTTTTCACCACCTGGGTCGTCTGGAGCGCCAGCATCAGCGAGGTAACGGGATGGGGGCTCGCCGTGCTCCTGGGGCTTCTGGGCGGGCCGCTACTCGTGGCCGGCGCGCTGCTCCTGACGGCTTCCCGATGGGCCAGCGCCCCCGACTCTGACGAGGTCAACACGGAGGAGTAATTTCGTTTCCGAACTGTGTTGGCGACCGAGGTGCGACGCACTTTCGGAAGTGCGTCGCGCCTATGCCTGGAGCGCGACCAACGAACTTTGGAACCGAATGGAGGAGTAGGCCATGCATGAGCACGTTTGCGAAGAACTCCAGTGCCCGGTGTGCGGCGGGGCGCTTCGGTGGAGCATCGGCGAACGCGAGGGGAACCACATAGAGACGGCGGATGTCCGCTGCGCCGGCTGCGACGCTTCTTACTTCGTCCGCGAGGGCATCGGCGTCTTCCTCCCGCCGGACTTGCCGCGCAACGACCTGTGGGAGCAGACCTCCACCGCCCTCGGCGCCTACCTCAAGGAGCACCCCGACATAGAACGACGCCTGCTGCTCGCGCCGCTGGACACCCTGTCGCCGGCGGATCGTTTCTACCGCGCCCTGGCGCTGGAGGAGCGGGGCGACTTCGCGCAGGCCAGGGCCGTCGCCGAGGCGGCGCTGCCCCACCTGTACACGCCGGAGTACCTTGCCTGCCACGAAAGCCAGAAGCGTTGGGTCATGGACCACATCAGGGATCGGCCCGGCCCCATCGTGGACTTGGCGTCGGGGCGCGGCGACCTGGTGGAGCGCATCGCCCGCGAGTTGCGCCGCCCCGTCGTCGCCACCGACTTCAGCCTGCGCGTCCTGCGCCGCGACCGCAAGGCGTTTCGGGCCGCCGG includes:
- a CDS encoding DegV family protein, translating into MSNKGIRIVTDSASTIPPELVKQLDIEIVPISLTVGDRAMDDGELSPDELYEKMRQGIVVRTSQPAPGRFAAVYERLRGIASSVISIHITSQHSGTCQSAALAASMFPDMDIEIVDSRGISLGTGYLVIRAAQMAKQGLSKEEILAAINDMKEKIYTFCTVSTVKYLQMGGRLGWVAGTLATVLDIKPVMSVRDGTLGLMAKVRTRARSLDAIIQATMAALQDARDRQIAVIHAGALEEARQVKERLEQLIGGKVAFLLEAPTVLAVHGGPGLLGIVSYGA
- a CDS encoding sigma-70 family RNA polymerase sigma factor: MSRKRQPENQGEQAEALSDSCLIERAKTDPEAFGILYERYVDRIYSYVYYRTGNQADAEDLTARTFYRAMQHIRRYEERGLPFSAWLYRIAHNLVANWHRDRGKRQMVSLDELYSLTVGEGPERMAERHERTETLLRVIRSLPPERQELLILKFVEHLSNAEIGKIMGRSEGAIKSLYHRTLLSLRELYAQLETGGLLANEQQRNSHRNG
- a CDS encoding DegV family protein, which codes for MIKILTDSTADLPPALHGHPRIDTIPLKVVTPQRTYLDRVDLDTPEFLNLLKNSPTLPTTSQPSAGEFETKYRQMLGDGADAILSIHISSKLSGTVSSAHAALETLRGAPITVFDSLSTSIGLGLLIQQAVKALDAGESLAEVVKVLEVMRDAIKIGFVVDTLEYLHKGGRIGRASALMGTLLNVKPVLTLTGGVIEPLDKARSKRKGIERTLAYIQESIGTERPMVAGIAQLETAEEAEGVRQAVMDRFNCKDCFVAELSPVIGTHTGPGVIGIAGCPLP
- a CDS encoding class I SAM-dependent methyltransferase; this translates as MHEHVCEELQCPVCGGALRWSIGEREGNHIETADVRCAGCDASYFVREGIGVFLPPDLPRNDLWEQTSTALGAYLKEHPDIERRLLLAPLDTLSPADRFYRALALEERGDFAQARAVAEAALPHLYTPEYLACHESQKRWVMDHIRDRPGPIVDLASGRGDLVERIARELRRPVVATDFSLRVLRRDRKAFRAAGLHEYVSLLAMDARRTPFRDGAVSTMTTNLGLPNIEKPGALLAELRRVVSGEFLAITHFYPADDETNVALLREFGVAPLLVRESLVDLMTQAGWRVEVVNARKGRALPTPPSELLEGARVDGLPVAETTLEWCVVRAW